One Octopus sinensis unplaced genomic scaffold, ASM634580v1 Contig15572, whole genome shotgun sequence genomic region harbors:
- the LOC118761605 gene encoding LOW QUALITY PROTEIN: arginine kinase-like (The sequence of the model RefSeq protein was modified relative to this genomic sequence to represent the inferred CDS: deleted 2 bases in 1 codon), with protein ISNSITHPQPNFGNLDNLPFGDLDPDNKYIISTRVRVGRSLEGRPFPPLLSKQDRLDMENVVKKVFSQFTGDHAGKYYALSNMSKEVEKQLVEDHFLFQDDNRLGLYNFFDLRTACGYNHWPAGRGIYHNDSKTFLIWVNEEDHLRIISMQKGGNLSEVYRRLIEACLFI; from the exons ATAAGTAATTCAATAACACACCCTCAACCCAATTTTGGTAATTTGGACAACCTGCCATTTGGAGATTTGGATCCcgataataaatatatcatttcaaCACGTGTCAGAGTTGGAAGATCTCTTGAAGGCAGACCATTCCCGCCTCTTTTGTCAAAGCAG GATAGACTTGATATGGAGAACGTTGTTAAGAAAGTTTTTAGTCAATTTACTGGGGACCATGCTGGGAAATACTATGCTTTGTCCAATATGAGTAAAGAAGTCGAAAAGCAATTAGTCGAGgatcactttctttttcaagacGACAATAGGTTGGGTTTATACAATTTTTTTGAT CTACGGACTGCCTGTGGATATAACCATTGGCCTGCCGGACGTGGAATCTATCATAATGATTCCAAAACATTTCTGATCTGGGTCAACGAGGAAGATCATTTGAGAATAATTTCTATGCAGAAGGGAGGGAATCTTTCAGAAGTTTACAGGAGACTGATAGAGGCttgcttatttatataa